The following DNA comes from Picosynechococcus sp. PCC 7003.
TACGAGCTAAATCCACAGGACACATACAAGACCCATAGGCGAAATAATAAAAAGCCCTGTCTGTGTGGGTGATGGTGCGGGGCTGGGAAGCTGTGTGGGTTTGGAAAGGGGGCGCAGAAGGGTCAAAGGACATGGGCCGCTACCTCAAGGGAATAAAAGCCTGGGGTTTACGCTACAGGGGTTTAGCCGGGAGGCCAAGCCAGGGGGCGATCGCCGAGGAGATGCAGATGGAGATGGAACACCGTTTGGCCCCCATCCTCACCCGTATTAATGACGACACGATAGCCTTTGTCGAGGTTTTCCTGGTGGGCAATCTTTTTAACCGTTAATAATAAATGACCCAAAAGCGCTTGATCTGTATCATCAGCCGCTGTCAGCATTGAAATTGGCTTTTTGGGAATCACCAAGATATGCACAGGGGCTTGGGGGTTGACATCACGGAAAGCCAGGACTAGGTCGTCCTCATAGACAATATCCGCCGGAATCTCTCGCCGAATAATTTTGCCAAAAATCGTATCGCTCATGGGCTATAGCCTAGTGAAAGTCTCTGGGGAGTTATTTTATCGGGTTGCTCGCCTGGGACGCTTGAGTATTAAGTTCAGTGAAGCAAATCCCCGCTACTGCAAACAAACCGAAAAAGATATTAAGATTCTTGCTTAATGCGAAAAAGCACAGTAGGATATGGGCCTTAACCTGATCTATTTTACTTTTTCGTTCACCACCAATCTTAGTAGACCCCCTAGATTAACCGATGAAATGCACTCCTTTCGTATCCTAACCAATCTGGGGTTGCAAAAACAGAAACAGCACACCACGAGAGAAAAACACTCCCTATAATCGGGGAAACTTATTTATAAAGTCTGGAGTATTGATAATGCAGATCGTGGATCACGTTTCTTGATTGAACTCCTAGATCTCTCGGTAGCCCCCCTCCTTGTGATCTCTACTACAGACTGATCAAAAATCCACCCTTAGGATAATGTTTGTTTGTCTCAAAGCCCTTTAGGATAGTTTCGATTTTCTCCTCACCCCAGTAAACGCATATCCTCCTCTCCCTTACCGCTAAGTATCTAGTGAAATTTCCATAAGTTATGGAGCGCAAAACCCTATATGACGCCGATCACCTACTCAAAATTTATTCACTTTCTGCAAGAAGAACTGGCTATTCCTGGGGAATCCATTTCTGTGATGGAACGCCATCGGAGTAATACATCTGCCCATCATCCCCTACCCATGGTGCTGTGGCAGTATGGCCTGGTGACCCTGGAGCAGTTAGACCGCATTTATGAATGGCTTGAGACAGCCTAAAAGAACTTAAAGCTCGATTATTGGCTCGACACAATCGCAACGGATGGTGCTTGGTACAGGTTCTCGGAATAATGGGGCCTGCTTTTTAGTAGCGCGGATTCTGGAGGGACCGCTGTTTCAATTTTGTAACGGCCCAGGGCAGCGGCGGTTAACTGTGGTTAAGCTAGGGGCAAATTGGGTTGAGAATTTCAGAGCCTATGCTTACTGCGCAATCGACATCGTCGCCACCCGTTGACCAAATGGCGATCGCCACCTTTAATTTGACAAAACAGTTTGACCGACAGGTGGCTGTGAGTGATGTGGAACTCCAGGTACAGCCGGGGGAAGTGTATGGCTTGATCGGCCCTAATGGTGCCGGGAAAACCACATTAATTCGCATGTTGGCTACGGCGGAGGAACCCACCCTCGGCGAAATTTATATCCATGGCGATCGCCTCCTGCGGGACGACAGTAACCCCCACCTCAAGCAGCGCCTTGGCTATCTACCCGATGATTTTCCCCTCTATGATGACCTCAATGTTTGGGATTATTTAGACTACTTTGCGCGTCTTTATAACCTCCATCAGCCCCGTCGCCGACGTCGTTTGAGTGAAGTCCTAGAGCTGGTGCAACTCACCCACAAACGGAATGACAAAATCGCCACCCTTTCCCGGGGGATGAAACAACGCCTCAGCCTTGCCCGTACCATTATTCACGAACCCCTGTTATTACTCCTGGATGAGCCGGTTTCCGGTTTAGACCCCATTGCGCGGATGCAGTTTCGCGAAATTATTAAGGTGCTCCAGGAAGCTGGCATGACGATCCTTATCTCTTCCCATGTCCTCAGTGATTTGGCAGAACTCTGTTCTTCTGTGGGCATTATGGAATTGGGCTATCTCGTCGAAAGTACCTCCCTAGAGGATTTGTACCAGCGGCTCTCCCGGCAATACCTAGTGGTCAGCACCTTGGATAACTTGGACGGACTGGTGGCAGAACTGAAACAGCAGCCCCTCGTTCGCGCTTGGGAAACCTGCGCCCCCAATCGTTTGCAAGTAGAATTTGCGGGAACCCCCGCAGAGAGCACGGCTCTGTTAAAGGATCTGATTGCGGCGGGCATTGCAGTGTCTGAGTTTTATGGCAAAACAGAGGATCTAGAAAGCATTTTCCTGAAACTGGGTCACCAGCAAACAACCTAGCAGTGGTTGCTTGAATTTATATTTGCCCACATTTTTTAATTGTTGTTTATTGATCCCCATCCCCAAAACATCATGGTTTTTCATCAATGGCTAGACCGCATCGGTGACTGGAATCCACAACTTTTTCGAGAGTTGAAAGGCCGACTGTCTAAAAAAGCTCTCAGCTTGGTGGCGATCGCCGCTTTTCTCGCCCAAGGAACGTTTTACCTCAGCCTGAGAATGACCCTCCCCAGTGCTGGGATTACCACCACCAACGATTATTGTATTGGTCAGGCACCGGCGGACTTTGATCCCAATAGCCATTTGATCCACAACCAAAACTTCTGTGTGATTGATGCGGCGGGAAATTTGAACCTAAACTGGCCCCTGTGGTGGACGAACCTGTTTATGACCCTCAGTGTGGTGGGATTTTTTGTCGCCTTGTTGGGGGGCGTTTACCTGTTGATTCAAGATTTAGGCAAAGAGCAAAAGGCGGGCACTTTGAACTTTGTCAAACTCAGCCCTCAATCAGCCCAGGCGATCGCCATTGGCAAGATTTTAGGTGTGCCGAGTTTAATTTATGTCGGCTTGGCGTTGGTTTTCCCCTTACACTTTTGGGCTGGGCTCAGGGGAGGCATTCCTTTACCGTTGATTTTTCTCTTCTACGGGGTGATCACGGCCAGTTACGGCTTTTTCTATAGTGGTGCGGCGCTGTATAGTCTGGTGAATCCGACCCAACCGGCCCTGAAAGCTTGGTTAGCAACGGGGGGACTTTTTTACTTAATGATGGGGAGCACGACGTTTCTCCTCCAGGAAAATAGCCATGTCGGCAATCTCATGGACGGTATTAATCTATTTAATCCGTTGCATATGTTGGTGTACTTGGGTCAAGCCAGTGCCGCTTCGGAGCAATTGCCCACCTTTAACTATGACAGCCTCGCCGATGTTTCTTTTTTTCGGGTTTATCTTTGGCAGCATGGGGCGATCGCCGGTTTGATTTATCTGCTGCTTTACGGGGTGGGGATCTACTGGTTTCTCCAAGCGTTTCGCCGGAAATTTCATTATCTCAATGGCACCCTCCTCAGCAAGAAACAAAGCTATGGCCTAACGGCATTGCTCACTATTTTCGGTCTTGGTTTCACAGTGCAACTTCCCCTGGGGGCGATCGCCGACCACAACGACTGGCTGTTTAATTTTCTGCTGCTTTCCCTGGCCGGTAGTTGCTACTTATTCGCTCTGATGGCCGTGCTTTCGCCGTCATTCCAGTCCCTCCAAGATTGGAGCCGCTACCAAAAAGGGCAATGGCAGGATTGGCTGTTTGGGGAACGCAGCCCCGCCATTGGCGCAGTGATGGTCAATGTGGGCATTGTCACCGGGACGATCGCCTTGGCTGTGGTTGTCGTTGTGGCCTCCCCCTACAAAATCTCCTTTGCGCTTGGGGTAGTGATGCAGGGTTTAATGGTTCTCCTGCTCTGTGTTGCGGCCCAGCGGATACTCCTGAAAAAAGGCAGGCGGCAAGGCGTCGGTGCAACGATTTTCGTCACCAGTGGCGTGATCTTGCCCTTCATTTTCCTCGGCATTAATGGCGTTAACCCAGAATTGCAGTCGGCCCCTTGGTTCTGGACAATTCTCCCGATGGTCGCCACGGAAAACGCCAGTTTAGCGAGCATTTTGCTCACTATTTTGGGCCAAATGGGGGCGATCGCCGTGCTGCATCGGGTTGTGGGTCGCCGGATTCAGCAGCTTGGCGCCTCAGAGCTAAAGCAGACCCTGACCCCAGCCAGTTAACCCCTGAAGTCCCCTAAATCTCGTCAGTCGGCAATGGCTCCCCATCTTTATAGATCCGTAATCCCAGGTATCAACCATGGATAAAATCCTTAACGCCCTCGGTGATTGGAATCCCCAACTCTTTCGGGAATTAAAAGGCCGCTTCAGCCGCAAAAATGTGGCGATCGCCTTTAGTGTTGCTTGCTTTAGCCAATTCCTGTTGTACCTCTTTTACCTGGGGGAATTGCCCAATACTTTGGTTAATGAGCCCTACAACCGTTACTGCACTGGCCCCCAAGATGACTATTGGCGGTCTACCTATCAATGTTTAAGGGATGGCAACGACTGGCTGCTCAACTGGCAACTGTGGCATTTTGATGTGTTTGTGGCTCTGACCCTGGTGGGCTTGGGAATTCTCTTAGTGGTTGGTACCCATTTAATTGGGGCCGATATCGCGAAGGAAGAACAACGGGGAACCCTGGGCTTTGTGCGTCTCAGCCCCCAACCCGTCTCAAAAATTTTGCTGGGGAAGCTGTTGGGAGTGCCCAGCCTCATTTACATTGGCCTAGCTTTTGTCCTGCCCTGGCACCTGTGGTTGGGTTTTCAAGGTGGTATTTCTCTAGGTTGGCTAATGCTGCTTTATGGGGTGGCGATCGCCTCTAGTTTAACCATCTTTATGGGGGCGGTTCTATGGAGTTTGGTGGGCAGTGAACTGTTGGGGGGCTTTCACACCTGGCTCTATAGTGGTGGCCTCGGTCTCTATCTTTTTGGAATGTCTGTGGCTTGTTTTGAGGATAATTTTCCCAGCGATACTCCCTTTGATTGGGTGCGGGTATTCTATCCGGGCAATATTTTCTATTATCTCGTCGATCAGAATTCCCTCGCCCCGGAAACCATTGGTTATTTTTTGCCCCACAACTGGTTTCTGACCCAATGGTATGGCTCTTCCCTTTGGGTGATCGGGCTGGGCAGCCTTGGGTTTATGGCGATCCATTATGTCCTCCTAGAAGCCTTGGCTTGGCAAGGTATTCGGCGGCGTTTTTATGATCCCCAGGCCACGATTATCACGAAAACCATGGGTTGTGGCGTTGCCATTAGCAGCACGATTTTCATGACGGGGTTTGTTTGGGCTGGCGATCGCCCCGAACGTCTTTTTGCCAATTTTCAAACCCTACAAGGCTTCTATTGGGTGGTGATGTTGGGGTTAATTCTGTTGTTAACGCCGACCCGGCAGCGGGTACAAGATTGGGCGAGATTTCGGCACCAGGATGTTGCTCGCCGACGGTTTAAATGGGCCTTTTTCAAGGATGATCGCTCTCCGGCCCTAGGGGCGATCGCCTTGATGTTGCTCCTTACCACGGGCTATCAAATGGCCATTGTTCTCTTGTCCCCGATGCCCAGTCAAAAACTGCTGGTGATCACGGCTTTAGGACTCCAGGGAAGTTGCCTTTTCCTCCTCGGAATTTTGACCCAATGGATTTTTCTCCGTCGTCAAAAACGCGCCATTTGGTTTGGTGTTGCCATCATCGGGCCTAGTATTGTTCCTTTTATCCTGTTTATGGTCTTCCATGGTCGCTTTACCTTGCCCATTACCCTCGGCCTCTTTTCGGCGTTTCCCCTCGGTGCCGTTGCCATGGCGGTGCCCAGTATGGTGATCTGGAGTGCGATCGCCCAGTGGGGGGTGATTCTCGGCTGTCTTTGGGGACTGCAACAACAGATCCAACGCCTCGGACAATCCGACCTGAAAACTTTTCAGCCGACCCCTACCGAATGATCTAAAACATGTTATTCTTGTATTCCTGTATGGGCACGTGGCTCAGTGGATAGAGCATCAGATTCCGGTTCTGAGGGTCGGGGGTTCGAATCCCTCCGTGCTCGTGAAAAAAAAGAAAAAATCCCAACGACTTGTCTTCCGTAAGGTACAGGTCGTTTTTTTTAGGCCTCCCAGGTCTGGGGGAAATTGATATACTGAGGGTCAATCCGCTACTGTGCACCTTTTTTTTCAATTTGTATGGCTGAACCAATTCCGCCGATCACCTTACCACCGATTACCGATCCGGCCATTGAAGGACAATGGTTAGAAAAATCTCTGCAGCATTGGCTTGATACGGAGTTTTTACCGGAACCAGCCAACGAAAAAATTGCCAATCGCGCCCGGGAAATTTATGTGCGTCAACGCCTCGAAGGGGAAAATGACCTTGGTTCCCTCGTGATTGCCATCGTCACAGAAATGCGATCATTTAACTTTAAAGAATCGTTTTACGGCGAATTTGCGGTGGCCAATGCCGTGAGTGATTTGATCCTCGATAGCCTAGGCATTGACCGCTGCTGTGGTAACTAAAGCTTCAGCGAATCTAAGCTGGGATATCAAACAGCACTTGGCTCATGTAGCGCTCGGCCCAGTCGGGATTAAAGGCTTTTTCTAAAACACGGCGCGTTTTGTCATTACGCTGCTGTTCTTGGCAATAGTGCCGTTGTCCTGCCAGATAAATAGCCTGCTCAGCGGGAGAAAGCTTTTCTAAACCCAGGGCCAACTGACAATGAATTGTTAAAAATTCTCGCACCCGTTCCAAAAACTGCTGTTCTTCGCTGGGATTGGTGGGGCGAATAAAGAGGCAAAATTCCGAAAAAATTGCGCCCCATTCTGGGAGATCACGGGGCTGGGAAAAGTTGAGATTTCCTTGGTTCTGGCGTAGGCGTGTTTGGTAAGCCGCAGACAAGGTTTTATCGGCACTGGTCGGGGATAAATCGGCGATCGCCGCACTCACGCCGCGAGGATTACCGACTAAATCACAGCCAAACATCGGTAGGGCATACTCAGCACGGGGAAACATCACACAATGGAGAATATCGAGGTTTTCGCCCACTTTAGCCATTTCCAGGTGCATTTTGCGGAAGTGCTGGCTCTGGTAGCAGGTATTTTCGATGGTGAGCCGTTCCCCCTCTAATTTGCCTTCGATATAACCCAGGCCCTCCGGCAGGGTAAAGGGTTCTAGATCTAAGTGTTGATGCCAGGTTTCGAGGATGACACCAGCGAGCTGTTCGATGAGGGGATAAAATTTTGGCTTGGTTGCAGGGGCAGTCATGGGCGAAAAAGAAATCTTTAAAAAGGGGTTTAAAACAATTTTCTAGGTCCCTTAGGTAACGCGAGTGGATGACCCAGACCCAGAATTTAGAACCAAAGATATACTGGAACCGCCGCAAATGCGGCACAATTGTCCCATAAATTAATGTTTGTGAGGGGTACGCCCATGTTCGGCTTAGGTTGGCCTGAAGTGTTGATTATTTTAGGGGTGGTGGTATTGATTTTTGGCCCCAAGAAAATCCCGGAAGTGGGCAGTGCCTTGGGGAAAACCCTGCGGGGCTTTAAAGAGGAAATGGAGACTCCGGAGACGGAAGATGATTATCTTGACTCCGATCAACGTTAGATTCGGTTACTTGGGGTTGGCGAAATTTTTTAGTTCACCATGATTGAAGTTGAGCAGCTTGGCAAAACCTACGGCCAGACAGAGGCGATCGCCGATCTCAGTTTTCGGGTAGAAACAGGGGAAATTGTCGGTTTCTTGGGGCCAAACGGTGCGGGGAAAACCACGACCCTCCGCATCCTCAGTGCCTATCTGCCCGCGACGACGGGAACGGCGAAAATTGCTGGCTATGATGTTCACACAGAATCCATGGCGGTGCGGCGGCACCTGGGATATCTCCCGGAAAATCCGCCCCTCTATCCCAATATGACCGTGGCTGGCTACCTCAATTTTGTGGCACAACTCAAGGGGGTCAGCGCTGGCGATCTCCCCCACAAAATCCGAGCCGCCCTCACCCAGTGCCAGTTACAACCCAAAGCCAAACATTACATTCGTAACCTGTCTAAGGGCTATCGGCAACGGGTCGGCATTGCCCAGGCGATCGTCCATGATCCCCCGGTGATTATTCTCGATGAGCCCACCGTTGGTTTAGATCCTGCCCAGATGATCGAAGTGCGCCACCTGATTAAATCTTTAGGCGGCGATCGCACTATTTTGCTATCAACCCATCTCCTCTCAGAAGTTAGCCTCACCTGTGACCGGGTAGTGATGATTAACCAAGGCCACCTCGTCGCCACCGATACCCCCCAGAACCTCCAAAACCATTTCCTGAATTACCACGGCTATGAACTAGAGACCGACGGCGAACTGGCGCAAATCCAACGCCTCCTTGATCCCTTAGCGGGCGTCATACACATTGAATCTTTAGCACCAACAAATCCCCGCCGTCCCCGCTTTCGACTCACCACTGAAGATAATCCCGAATGGGGCAAAGAAATTGCAAAAATCCTTGTCAACGCGGGGGTGGGCCTCTATGAAATGCAGCGACTACGCCCCAGCCTTGAGGATGTTTTTTTAGAATTATTGAATGCCG
Coding sequences within:
- a CDS encoding ABC transporter ATP-binding protein; this translates as MLTAQSTSSPPVDQMAIATFNLTKQFDRQVAVSDVELQVQPGEVYGLIGPNGAGKTTLIRMLATAEEPTLGEIYIHGDRLLRDDSNPHLKQRLGYLPDDFPLYDDLNVWDYLDYFARLYNLHQPRRRRRLSEVLELVQLTHKRNDKIATLSRGMKQRLSLARTIIHEPLLLLLDEPVSGLDPIARMQFREIIKVLQEAGMTILISSHVLSDLAELCSSVGIMELGYLVESTSLEDLYQRLSRQYLVVSTLDNLDGLVAELKQQPLVRAWETCAPNRLQVEFAGTPAESTALLKDLIAAGIAVSEFYGKTEDLESIFLKLGHQQTT
- a CDS encoding histidine triad nucleotide-binding protein, with product MSDTIFGKIIRREIPADIVYEDDLVLAFRDVNPQAPVHILVIPKKPISMLTAADDTDQALLGHLLLTVKKIAHQENLDKGYRVVINTGEDGGQTVFHLHLHLLGDRPLAWPPG
- a CDS encoding phycocyanobilin:ferredoxin oxidoreductase; its protein translation is MTAPATKPKFYPLIEQLAGVILETWHQHLDLEPFTLPEGLGYIEGKLEGERLTIENTCYQSQHFRKMHLEMAKVGENLDILHCVMFPRAEYALPMFGCDLVGNPRGVSAAIADLSPTSADKTLSAAYQTRLRQNQGNLNFSQPRDLPEWGAIFSEFCLFIRPTNPSEEQQFLERVREFLTIHCQLALGLEKLSPAEQAIYLAGQRHYCQEQQRNDKTRRVLEKAFNPDWAERYMSQVLFDIPA
- a CDS encoding ABC transporter ATP-binding protein — translated: MIEVEQLGKTYGQTEAIADLSFRVETGEIVGFLGPNGAGKTTTLRILSAYLPATTGTAKIAGYDVHTESMAVRRHLGYLPENPPLYPNMTVAGYLNFVAQLKGVSAGDLPHKIRAALTQCQLQPKAKHYIRNLSKGYRQRVGIAQAIVHDPPVIILDEPTVGLDPAQMIEVRHLIKSLGGDRTILLSTHLLSEVSLTCDRVVMINQGHLVATDTPQNLQNHFLNYHGYELETDGELAQIQRLLDPLAGVIHIESLAPTNPRRPRFRLTTEDNPEWGKEIAKILVNAGVGLYEMQRLRPSLEDVFLELLNAEANDPLSEQLHANAE
- a CDS encoding DUF2949 domain-containing protein, which encodes MTPITYSKFIHFLQEELAIPGESISVMERHRSNTSAHHPLPMVLWQYGLVTLEQLDRIYEWLETA
- a CDS encoding twin-arginine translocase TatA/TatE family subunit, whose amino-acid sequence is MFGLGWPEVLIILGVVVLIFGPKKIPEVGSALGKTLRGFKEEMETPETEDDYLDSDQR